Proteins from a genomic interval of Alosa alosa isolate M-15738 ecotype Scorff River chromosome 8, AALO_Geno_1.1, whole genome shotgun sequence:
- the si:ch73-111k22.3 gene encoding pleckstrin homology-like domain-containing protein, with the protein MAVVSATSNGTVENDRKGWLLKRTHFTYRWKLAWFELKDSLLVYGDNEKRLHKAINLVGAEMEPLEGNTSFGWTITPGDSSHRTFFLRASTEEEQQQWMEAICEAQLRSGEQGPNACVLQ; encoded by the exons ATGGCCGTAGTGTCTGCGACATCTAACGGCACAGTTGAAAATGATAGAAAGGGGTGGTTGTTGAAGCGTACTCATTTCACATATCGTTGGAAACTCGCTTGGTTTGAACTCAAAGACAGCTTGCTTGTATATGGTGATAATGAAAAG AGGCTTCATAAAGCAATCAACCTTGTTGGTGCAGAAATGGAGCCATTGGAGGGAAACACATCCTTTGGCTGGACCATTACGCCAGGAGACAGCAGTCATCGCACATTTTTCCTCCGTGCAAgcacagaggaggagcagcagcagtggatgGAGGCGATCTGTGAGGCACAGCTGAGGTCTGGAGAGCAGGGGCCAAATGCCTGTGTGCTGCAGTGA